In Penaeus vannamei isolate JL-2024 chromosome 15, ASM4276789v1, whole genome shotgun sequence, the following are encoded in one genomic region:
- the LOC113815797 gene encoding secreted protein C has protein sequence MKVERVFLVIVASASAAPQFQFNDAQPMPYDFAYGVNVESTGDVKEHKESVSPSGRTEGEYRWLQPNGLYRVTRYFVDGDGGYQASVSEEPGDQVANYYFSSLANVGSSSSTQVSQQGFSSSQSSSNGAAFSGSRFSGNQQAFGTSQFSGNRQIFGNSQSSGNQAAFGNSFSGNRQVFGNSQSSGNQAAFGNSQFSTNQQFFGNSQSSLDQNRFLSSQSLQNQPNSQTGNFVGSSIIDGGVISGGVIDGGIIDGGVVNGATFGATNAFTDSNSFSQGVTNFQTSVADRSDINRGVAVILAGSSLPTSFRG, from the exons ATGAAG GTCGAGAGAGTGTTCTTAGTCATCGTCGCCTCAGCGTCGGCAGCGCCTCAGTTTCAGTTCAATGACGCGCAG CCGATGCCCTACGACTTCGCTTACGGCGTGAACGTCGAGAGCACAGGAGACGTGAAGGAACACAAGGAGTCCGTGTCTCCTTCGGGCAGAACCGAGGGCGAATATCGCTGGCTGCAGCCCAATGGACTTTACAG AGTAACGCGATACTTCGTCGACGGAGACGGAGGATACCAAGCCTCAGTGAGCGAGGAACCCGGAGACCAGGTGGCCAACTACTACTTCAGTTCTCTGGCCAACGTCGGCTCCTCCAGCAGCACACAGGTGTCACAGCAGGGCTTCAGCAGCTCGCAGTCGTCAAGTAACGGTGCAGCATTCAGTGGGTCCCGCTTTTCAGGCAACCAGCAAGCCTTCGGCACTTCACAGTTCTCTGGGAATCGGCAAATCTTCGGGAATTCACAGTCTTCAGGAAACCAAGCTGCCTTCGGGAATTCATTCTCTGGGAATCGGCAAGTCTTCGGGAATTCGCAGTCGTCAGGAAACCAAGCAGCCTTCGGCAATTCGCAGTTTTCGACCAACCAACAGTTCTTTGGCAACTCGCAGTCTTCCCTCGACCAGAACCGCTTCCTCTCCTCGCAAAGCCTCCAAAACCAGCCCAATTCTCAGACTGGGAACTTCGTCGGCAGCAGCATCATTGACGGCGGCGTGATCAGTGGCGGCGTCATCGACGGAGGCATCATTGACGGGGGCGTCGTCAACGGAGCCACTTTCGGAGCCACCAACGCTTTCACTGACAGCAACAGCTTCAGTCAGGGCGTGACAAACTTCCAGACGTCAGTGGCTGACAGGAGCGACATCAACCGAGGCGTTGCTGTCATTCTGGCTGGCAGTTCTTTGCCTACCTCTTTCAGGGGGTGA
- the LOC113815800 gene encoding sericin-2-like: MPYDFAYGVNVESTGDVKEHKESVSPSGRTEGEYRWLQPNGLYRVTRYFVDGDGGYQASVSEEPGDQVSNYYFSSLANAGSSSSTQVSQQGFSSSQSSGNGAAFSGSRFSSNQQAFGTSQFSGNRQIFGNSQSSGNQVAFGNSFSGNQQIFGNSQSSGNQAAFGNSLFSTNQQFLGNSQSSLDQNRFLSSQSLQNQPNSQTGNFVGSSIIDGGVISGGVIDGGVIDGGVVNGATFGATNAFSDSNSFSQGVTNFQTSVADRSDINRGVAVILAGSSLPNSFRG, from the exons ATGCCCTACGACTTCGCTTACGGCGTGAACGTCGAGAGCACAGGAGACGTGAAGGAACACAAGGAGTCCGTGTCGCCTTCGGGAAGAACCGAGGGTGAATATCGCTGGCTGCAGCCCAATGGACTTTACAG AGTAACGCGATACTTCGTCGACGGAGACGGAGGATACCAAGCCTCAGTGAGCGAGGAACCCGGAGACCAGGTGTCCAACTACTACTTCAGTTCTCTGGCCAACGCCGGCTCCTCCAGCAGCACACAGGTGTCACAGCAGGGCTTCAGCAGCTCGCAGTCGTCAGGTAACGGTGCAGCATTCAGTGGGTCCCGCTTTTCAAGCAACCAGCAAGCCTTCGGCACTTCACAGTTCTCTGGGAATCGGCAAATCTTCGGGAATTCACAGTCGTCAGGAAACCAAGTAGCCTTCGGGAATTCATTCTCTGGGAATCAGCAAATCTTCGGGAATTCACAGTCGTCAGGAAACCAAGCAGCCTTCGGCAACTCGCTGTTTTCGACCAACCAACAGTTCCTTGGCAACTCGCAGTCTTCCCTCGACCAGAACCGCTTCCTCTCCTCGCAAAGCCTCCAGAACCAGCCCAATTCTCAGACTGGGAACTTCGTCGGCAGCAGCATCATTGACGGCGGCGTGATCAGTGGCGGCGTCATCGACGGAGGCGTCATTGACGGGGGCGTCGTCAACGGAGCCACTTTCGGAGCCACCAACGCTTTCAGTGACAGCAACAGCTTCAGTCAGGGCGTGACAAACTTCCAGACGTCAGTGGCTGACAGGAGCGACATCAACCGAGGCGTTGCTGTGAT